A section of the Metabacillus endolithicus genome encodes:
- the folD gene encoding bifunctional methylenetetrahydrofolate dehydrogenase/methenyltetrahydrofolate cyclohydrolase FolD, with protein MAATIIDGKELSKTKRSELAVEVEQIKAKGLLPKLVVILVGDNPASLSYIRGKQKAAEEIGVGFKLEHFPESLSENELLDVIESYNNNDEYHGILVQLPLPVHINETAVVEKISPQKDVDGFHPINIGRMMTGQETFLPCTPAGIVEMIKSVGVEMAGKNVVVVGRSNIVGKPVGQLLLNEHATVTYCHSKTKDLTSYTKEADILVAAVGRANFIKGDQIKPGAVVIDVGVNRLETGKLVGDVVFDEAKEVASYLTPVPGGVGPMTITMLAHNTVQSAKQFLETK; from the coding sequence ATGGCTGCAACAATAATTGATGGTAAAGAGTTATCTAAAACAAAAAGAAGTGAGTTGGCTGTTGAGGTAGAACAAATTAAAGCAAAAGGCTTGCTACCGAAACTTGTTGTTATTTTAGTAGGGGACAATCCAGCATCACTCTCTTATATTAGAGGAAAGCAAAAAGCTGCTGAAGAAATCGGTGTAGGGTTTAAATTAGAACATTTCCCTGAAAGTCTTTCGGAAAATGAGCTGCTTGATGTGATCGAAAGCTATAATAATAATGATGAATATCATGGTATTTTAGTTCAGCTTCCGCTTCCGGTACATATTAATGAAACAGCTGTTGTAGAGAAAATTTCACCTCAAAAAGATGTTGATGGCTTCCACCCAATTAATATCGGTCGCATGATGACAGGGCAAGAAACATTTTTACCATGTACACCTGCTGGTATTGTAGAAATGATAAAATCGGTCGGCGTAGAAATGGCTGGCAAAAACGTGGTTGTTGTTGGAAGAAGCAATATTGTCGGAAAACCTGTTGGACAACTATTATTAAATGAACATGCAACAGTAACTTATTGTCATTCCAAAACAAAAGATTTAACTTCCTATACAAAGGAAGCAGATATTTTGGTGGCTGCTGTTGGACGAGCTAATTTTATTAAAGGCGATCAAATTAAACCAGGTGCGGTTGTCATTGATGTTGGTGTTAATCGTCTTGAAACCGGAAAATTAGTAGGGGACGTTGTTTTTGACGAAGCTAAAGAAGTTGCAAGTTATCTAACTCCTGTTCCAGGTGGAGTAGGTCCAATGACAATTACTATGCTTGCGCATAACACTGTTCAATCTGCCAAGCAATTTCTAGAAACGAAATAA
- the nusB gene encoding transcription antitermination factor NusB — MKRRTAREKALQALFQVNVSNTDPNEAIEHALDEERSNEFMNQLVFGTIEHEKELDELISPHLVNWTIDRLANIDKTILRMAAYELKYEQDVPANVTIDEAVELAKAFGDDHSSKFVNGVLSKIKQNLEI; from the coding sequence ATGAAACGAAGAACAGCAAGAGAAAAGGCCCTTCAAGCGCTTTTTCAAGTGAATGTAAGTAATACAGATCCCAATGAAGCAATTGAACATGCTTTAGATGAAGAACGTTCTAATGAATTTATGAATCAACTTGTTTTCGGAACAATTGAGCATGAAAAAGAGCTTGATGAGCTAATAAGTCCTCATCTTGTAAATTGGACAATTGATCGCTTGGCAAACATTGATAAAACCATTCTTCGTATGGCTGCCTATGAGCTAAAATATGAACAAGATGTTCCTGCTAATGTGACAATTGATGAAGCAGTGGAACTTGCAAAAGCATTTGGGGATGATCATTCTAGCAAGTTTGTTAATGGTGTTCTTTCTAAAATTAAACAAAATTTAGAGATTTAA
- a CDS encoding Asp23/Gls24 family envelope stress response protein: MKDTNNVLEMNPENNGLGKVEIAPEVIEVIAGIAASEIEGVASMRGNFAAGVVERLGKKNHGKGVKVDLTEEGIIIEVYCVMIFGVSIPTVAQKIQDNIRQALLNMTALEVNEVNIHVVGVQFETKTNEVEVDQEM; the protein is encoded by the coding sequence TTGAAAGATACTAATAATGTTTTAGAGATGAATCCTGAAAACAACGGTTTAGGTAAGGTCGAGATTGCTCCTGAGGTAATTGAAGTCATTGCAGGTATTGCGGCTTCAGAAATTGAAGGAGTAGCATCAATGCGTGGTAATTTTGCTGCAGGTGTTGTGGAGAGACTTGGAAAGAAAAATCACGGAAAAGGTGTAAAAGTTGATTTAACTGAAGAAGGAATTATAATCGAAGTTTACTGCGTCATGATCTTCGGAGTTTCTATTCCAACTGTTGCCCAAAAAATTCAAGACAATATCCGCCAAGCGTTGTTAAATATGACAGCTTTAGAGGTGAATGAAGTAAATATTCACGTTGTTGGTGTTCAATTTGAGACGAAAACAAATGAAGTAGAAGTAGACCAAGAAATGTAA
- the accC gene encoding acetyl-CoA carboxylase biotin carboxylase subunit: MIKKILIANRGEIAVRIIRACKELEIETVAVFSEADREALHVQLADEAYCIGPTASKDSYLNFTNIISVAKLTESDAIHPGYGFLAENADFAELCKEVNIIFIGPSAEAISKMGTKDVARETMREAGVPIVPGSRGIIESIDDAKKLANEMGYPVIIKATAGGGGKGIRVAKDEQALVKGIEITQQEAATAFGNPGVYIEKYIEDFRHVEIQVLADSHGNTIHLGERDCSIQRRLQKLIEETPSPALTEEIRAQMGDAAVKAAEAVAYTGAGTVEFIFDHVNKKYYFMEMNTRIQVEHPVTEMVTGIDLIKEQIKVASGEKLSVTQEEVTFNGWSIECRINAENPEKNFMPSPGKIQMYLPPGGLGVRVDSAVYPGYSIPPYYDSMIAKLITYGATREEAISRMKRALSEFVIEGISTTIPFHLRLLEHEKFVSGDFNTKFLELHKVMES; encoded by the coding sequence ATGATTAAGAAAATACTAATTGCAAATCGAGGAGAAATAGCTGTTCGAATTATTCGTGCATGCAAAGAACTTGAGATTGAAACCGTAGCTGTTTTTTCCGAAGCAGACCGTGAAGCTTTACATGTACAGCTTGCTGATGAAGCATACTGTATCGGACCAACTGCTTCAAAGGACAGCTACTTAAACTTTACAAATATTATTAGTGTAGCAAAGCTTACTGAAAGTGATGCTATTCATCCTGGATATGGATTTTTAGCTGAAAATGCTGATTTTGCAGAGCTTTGTAAAGAAGTAAACATCATTTTTATCGGGCCAAGTGCAGAGGCAATTTCAAAAATGGGAACAAAAGATGTTGCGCGTGAGACAATGCGTGAAGCTGGGGTGCCAATTGTTCCAGGTTCAAGAGGTATTATTGAAAGCATTGATGATGCCAAAAAACTAGCAAATGAGATGGGATATCCTGTTATAATTAAAGCTACAGCTGGCGGTGGCGGAAAAGGGATTCGTGTTGCAAAAGATGAGCAAGCTTTAGTAAAGGGTATTGAAATTACCCAACAAGAAGCTGCTACAGCATTTGGAAATCCAGGTGTATATATCGAAAAGTACATTGAAGATTTCCGCCATGTTGAAATCCAGGTGTTAGCAGATAGCCATGGTAACACAATTCACTTAGGTGAGCGTGATTGCTCTATCCAAAGAAGACTTCAAAAGCTAATTGAAGAAACACCATCTCCTGCACTAACTGAAGAAATTCGAGCGCAAATGGGTGATGCTGCGGTCAAAGCTGCAGAAGCTGTTGCGTATACTGGAGCAGGAACAGTTGAGTTTATTTTTGATCATGTGAATAAGAAGTATTACTTTATGGAAATGAATACGCGAATACAAGTGGAACACCCAGTAACAGAAATGGTAACTGGAATTGACTTAATTAAAGAACAGATTAAGGTTGCTTCTGGTGAAAAATTGTCTGTTACACAAGAAGAAGTTACTTTTAATGGGTGGTCAATTGAATGTCGTATTAACGCAGAAAATCCTGAAAAGAACTTCATGCCGTCACCTGGTAAGATTCAAATGTACTTGCCGCCGGGTGGTTTGGGTGTTAGAGTGGACTCAGCGGTATACCCTGGTTACTCTATTCCACCGTATTATGATTCAATGATTGCGAAACTTATTACTTACGGTGCAACCAGGGAAGAAGCAATTTCTCGAATGAAGCGTGCATTAAGTGAATTTGTAATTGAGGGAATATCGACAACCATTCCATTCCATTTGAGACTGCTTGAGCATGAAAAGTTTGTAAGTGGAGATTTTAATACGAAATTCTTAGAATTGCATAAGGTTATGGAGTCATAA
- the accB gene encoding acetyl-CoA carboxylase biotin carboxyl carrier protein — protein MLKIQEIREIIKLIDQSSINEFTFEQDGSKIKMKKQSQEVETVVRNVVAAPPVEVVSTQPQPVPTQQPVQEASAPKTEETKADTSNLHKITSPMVGTFYAASSPEAGNYVSVGSKVTNDTVVCIVEAMKLFNEIEAEVKGEIVEILAENGQLVEYGQPLFLVKPE, from the coding sequence ATGCTAAAAATACAAGAAATAAGAGAAATTATTAAGTTAATTGATCAATCTTCTATTAATGAATTTACATTTGAACAAGATGGTTCCAAAATAAAAATGAAAAAGCAATCACAGGAAGTTGAAACAGTTGTAAGAAATGTAGTAGCCGCTCCACCTGTGGAAGTAGTGTCTACACAACCACAACCTGTCCCAACTCAACAGCCTGTTCAAGAGGCTTCTGCACCAAAGACAGAAGAGACTAAAGCTGACACATCAAACTTACATAAGATCACTTCTCCAATGGTAGGAACATTCTATGCAGCTTCTTCACCTGAAGCAGGTAATTATGTATCAGTTGGTTCAAAGGTGACGAATGACACTGTTGTATGTATTGTAGAAGCGATGAAACTCTTTAATGAAATCGAAGCTGAAGTAAAGGGTGAGATCGTCGAAATACTAGCTGAGAATGGACAACTAGTTGAATATGGTCAACCTTTATTCTTAGTTAAGCCTGAATAA
- a CDS encoding SpoIIIAH-like family protein, whose product MMLKKQTVWLLTMLSLVVVLSVYYVTSPEGGAGNIVMTGEDQEVSEDATAEEATEEQPAEEGTEGEKTEGEATEGEGTEAGEEADIQTEELEDGTVISSVSSDELFTDLRMQLDDQRNEMKEQLQAIVASNNASAEEKSDAYDEMEALNDAARKEMLLETLIKSKGFDDALVRAEGNDVKITIKAEEHSKTAANEIMLLVKDEMENMEDVIVTFQPVRDK is encoded by the coding sequence ATGATGTTGAAAAAACAAACGGTTTGGTTATTAACAATGTTAAGTTTAGTGGTGGTATTATCAGTTTATTACGTAACATCTCCTGAAGGTGGAGCAGGTAATATCGTGATGACAGGTGAAGATCAAGAAGTAAGTGAAGATGCAACAGCTGAAGAAGCTACAGAAGAGCAACCTGCAGAAGAAGGAACTGAAGGTGAGAAAACTGAAGGTGAAGCAACTGAAGGCGAAGGAACAGAGGCAGGAGAAGAAGCTGACATTCAAACAGAAGAGTTAGAAGATGGAACAGTAATCTCTAGTGTTTCTAGTGATGAGTTATTTACAGATTTACGTATGCAATTAGATGATCAACGTAATGAAATGAAAGAGCAATTACAAGCTATTGTAGCTAGCAATAACGCGTCAGCGGAAGAAAAAAGTGATGCTTATGACGAAATGGAAGCTTTAAATGATGCAGCACGAAAAGAAATGCTTTTAGAAACTTTAATCAAATCAAAAGGTTTTGATGATGCTTTAGTACGTGCTGAAGGAAATGATGTGAAAATTACGATTAAAGCAGAAGAACATAGCAAGACAGCTGCAAATGAAATCATGCTACTTGTAAAAGATGAAATGGAAAACATGGAAGATGTTATCGTGACATTTCAGCCAGTAAGAGATAAATAA
- the spoIIIAG gene encoding stage III sporulation protein AG has protein sequence MSNKESFIDKLKSMLGQSDSKKPSKYHYFILVFVLGVAFMLFSNLFTSSEDSVQNALPVTSSTEEAESTEVFKQAKGDTTGSISDYEAEYENQLKEVLETVSGVGNVHVVVNVDSTAKKIIEKNSVSQSQKTTETDREGGKREVEDQSIDEQVVIIQDGEKETPIIVQTQKPEIRGVLIVAEGADNIHIKKTIVESVTRVLGVPSHRVAVASKKMKEDE, from the coding sequence ATGAGTAATAAAGAAAGCTTCATTGATAAGCTAAAGTCAATGCTTGGTCAGTCAGATTCTAAAAAACCATCAAAATATCATTATTTTATTCTCGTATTTGTGCTAGGCGTAGCATTCATGCTGTTTAGTAATCTCTTTACAAGTAGTGAGGATTCTGTACAAAATGCACTACCGGTCACATCTAGTACCGAGGAAGCTGAAAGTACAGAAGTGTTTAAGCAGGCAAAGGGTGATACGACTGGCTCCATCTCTGATTATGAGGCTGAATACGAAAATCAGCTAAAAGAAGTGCTTGAAACAGTCTCAGGTGTAGGAAATGTACATGTTGTTGTAAATGTCGATTCAACAGCAAAGAAAATAATTGAAAAAAACAGCGTTTCCCAAAGCCAAAAAACAACAGAAACTGATCGTGAAGGTGGGAAACGAGAAGTGGAAGATCAATCAATTGATGAACAAGTTGTCATCATCCAGGATGGTGAAAAAGAGACTCCAATTATTGTTCAAACACAAAAGCCGGAAATTCGCGGGGTTCTAATTGTTGCCGAGGGTGCTGACAACATTCATATAAAAAAAACAATAGTAGAGTCAGTGACACGGGTGCTGGGAGTACCTAGCCATCGTGTAGCTGTAGCATCGAAAAAAATGAAGGAGGATGAATAG
- the spoIIIAF gene encoding stage III sporulation protein AF has protein sequence MSFLTEWITNIIVFILLAVVIDLLLPNSSMQKYAKMVISLLLIIVIINPIFKIFSADMNDVLNDFRLQASSEGETGKNLIEFQKKEIQASQRAYILKQMAVQMKTMAEEELVQSYDVMIDTIHLSENEQVEEINSQKDLQHIQVILKPNVVKDAAEDGSVEVVQPVSIDTTNELVKEEQLDEVQVAKMTASLAEIWEVEEEKNLNRLGKGEESLDE, from the coding sequence ATGTCATTTTTAACAGAATGGATTACCAATATTATCGTATTTATTTTGCTGGCTGTTGTTATCGACCTGCTTCTACCAAATTCATCTATGCAGAAATATGCGAAGATGGTGATCAGTTTATTGTTAATCATTGTCATTATTAATCCAATCTTTAAAATATTTTCTGCAGATATGAATGACGTTTTGAATGATTTCCGATTACAAGCTTCTTCAGAAGGTGAAACCGGAAAAAATTTAATAGAATTTCAGAAAAAAGAAATACAAGCCTCACAACGTGCATATATTTTAAAACAAATGGCTGTCCAAATGAAAACGATGGCAGAAGAGGAGCTGGTGCAAAGTTATGATGTCATGATTGATACGATCCACCTTTCCGAAAACGAACAAGTAGAAGAAATCAATTCTCAAAAAGACTTGCAACATATTCAGGTCATCTTAAAACCAAATGTAGTAAAAGATGCTGCAGAGGATGGGTCGGTTGAAGTTGTTCAGCCTGTCTCCATTGATACGACAAACGAATTAGTAAAAGAAGAGCAATTGGATGAAGTTCAAGTAGCGAAAATGACAGCATCATTAGCTGAAATTTGGGAAGTTGAAGAAGAAAAAAATCTCAATAGACTTGGAAAGGGGGAGGAGTCATTAGATGAGTAA
- the spoIIIAE gene encoding stage III sporulation protein AE, translated as MRAFLYTLLFVSIFLAIPISVQASTTAPQETEDPEMELNAETFVNEQVEKLDVTDIKTYWDAVMTEYGGFLPESQKGSLLQFLSGEKELSFQEWMKAFLKFLFHELIANGKLLGTLILLTIFSMLLQLLQNAFNQSTVSKVAYALVYMVLIIIALNSFHVAIEYTTNAIESMTNFILALIPLLLALMASSGGIISAAFFHPVIIFLMNTSGLLIQNVVLPLLFLSALLSIVSTLTDQYKVTQLAGLLRNISIGLLASFLTIFLGVISVQGASAAVSDGITIRTAKFITGNFIPVLGRMFTDATDTVISASVLLKNTVGVIGVAILLFIAAFPAIKVLSLAFIYKFAASILQPLGGGPVITCLDIISKSVIYIFAALAIVSLMFFLSLTVIIAAGNLTMMMR; from the coding sequence ATGAGAGCATTTCTTTATACCTTACTCTTTGTTTCTATTTTTCTTGCGATCCCAATAAGTGTACAAGCCTCCACGACAGCACCTCAGGAAACGGAAGATCCGGAAATGGAATTGAATGCAGAAACATTTGTAAATGAACAAGTTGAGAAACTTGATGTCACCGATATTAAAACATATTGGGATGCGGTAATGACGGAATACGGGGGATTTTTACCAGAAAGTCAGAAAGGAAGCTTGCTTCAATTTTTAAGTGGTGAAAAAGAGCTTTCCTTTCAAGAATGGATGAAGGCATTTCTCAAGTTTTTGTTTCATGAATTAATCGCAAATGGAAAGCTGCTTGGTACATTAATATTATTAACCATCTTTAGTATGCTGCTTCAGTTGCTGCAAAATGCTTTTAACCAGAGTACTGTTAGTAAAGTTGCATACGCATTGGTATACATGGTGTTAATAATTATTGCGTTGAACAGTTTCCATGTTGCGATTGAATATACAACGAATGCAATCGAGTCAATGACAAATTTTATTTTAGCTCTTATACCGTTGTTATTAGCCTTAATGGCTTCATCAGGGGGAATCATTTCAGCGGCATTTTTCCATCCAGTGATTATCTTTTTAATGAACACTAGTGGATTATTAATCCAAAATGTAGTTTTACCGCTTCTATTTTTATCAGCTTTATTAAGTATTGTTAGTACGTTAACAGATCAATATAAAGTAACTCAGCTAGCGGGACTGTTAAGAAATATAAGCATCGGCTTACTAGCTTCATTTCTAACAATCTTTCTTGGGGTGATATCCGTCCAGGGTGCATCTGCAGCTGTGTCAGATGGAATCACCATTCGTACAGCAAAGTTTATTACTGGAAACTTTATACCAGTACTAGGTCGGATGTTTACTGATGCAACTGATACAGTGATTAGTGCTTCAGTTTTATTAAAGAATACAGTGGGTGTAATCGGGGTAGCGATTCTTTTATTTATTGCCGCATTTCCGGCGATTAAAGTCTTATCTCTAGCATTTATTTATAAATTTGCTGCATCTATCCTTCAGCCGCTTGGCGGAGGTCCGGTTATCACCTGTTTAGATATTATTAGTAAAAGCGTTATTTATATCTTTGCAGCACTAGCAATCGTTTCTCTCATGTTTTTCTTGAGTTTAACGGTCATCATTGCTGCAGGAAATCTGACAATGATGATGCGGTAA
- the spoIIIAC gene encoding stage III sporulation protein AC, which translates to MGVDINTIFQIAGIGIVVAFLHTILDQMGKKEYAQWVTLIGFIYILFMVASIVDDLFKKIKSVFLFQG; encoded by the coding sequence GTGGGTGTAGATATTAACACGATCTTTCAAATTGCCGGGATAGGAATCGTCGTTGCATTTCTTCACACAATTTTAGATCAAATGGGAAAAAAAGAATACGCACAATGGGTTACACTCATTGGCTTTATTTATATCTTATTCATGGTCGCTTCCATAGTAGATGATCTATTCAAGAAGATAAAATCTGTCTTTCTTTTCCAAGGGTAA
- the spoIIIAB gene encoding stage III sporulation protein SpoIIIAB: protein MIKWVGAILIVIATTWVGFEAAKHLSQRTRQLRQLKVALQSLEAEIMYGHTSLIVASQNISKQLPKPLSWFFEQFAKKLVKGHTSVKGAWEESLQEIWRFTAFKQGEYEVLKQFGETLGQHDRVSQQKHIKLALSHLEREEADAIDRQNRYEKMVKSLGVLSGLLLVILLM, encoded by the coding sequence ATGATTAAATGGGTAGGTGCGATTCTCATTGTCATTGCAACAACCTGGGTGGGTTTTGAAGCGGCAAAGCACTTGAGTCAAAGAACGCGGCAACTAAGGCAGCTTAAGGTTGCTTTACAATCACTGGAGGCAGAAATTATGTATGGTCATACCTCTCTTATTGTTGCGTCACAAAATATCTCAAAGCAGCTGCCTAAGCCGTTATCATGGTTTTTTGAACAGTTTGCTAAAAAGCTGGTTAAGGGTCACACAAGTGTCAAAGGGGCTTGGGAGGAGAGTCTGCAAGAAATTTGGCGTTTTACGGCGTTTAAGCAAGGAGAGTACGAAGTCCTAAAGCAATTTGGGGAAACCTTAGGACAGCATGATCGTGTTTCACAGCAGAAGCATATAAAATTAGCCCTTTCTCATTTAGAAAGAGAAGAAGCAGATGCCATTGACCGTCAAAATCGCTATGAAAAAATGGTGAAAAGCTTAGGTGTATTATCAGGATTACTTTTAGTTATTTTATTGATGTAG
- the spoIIIAA gene encoding stage III sporulation protein AA: protein MKEMIEMLPESISKELVKLHPASLSRIEEIRIRVMKRVEVIIAGKPVFLSYNTTYEDSINLLNELSHYSIYTLEDELKKGYITVRGGHRVGLSGRVITENGRVKAIRDVTSFNIRIAKEKIGIAEKYIPYLYQQKWLNTLIIGPPQTGKTTLLRDFARLISNGYQQIESKKVGIVDERSEIAGCVKGVPQHQLGERVDVLDACPKAEGMMMMIRSMSPDVLVVDEIGTLEDAEAVMEAVHAGVQLFVTVHGYRASELLNRPSLKALFEANVFDRYVELTRRDGPGTVQQILNNHGQHLLKKEVLHK, encoded by the coding sequence ATGAAGGAAATGATAGAAATGCTTCCGGAATCGATTAGCAAAGAACTTGTGAAGCTTCACCCTGCAAGTCTGTCTCGAATAGAAGAAATCCGAATACGTGTTATGAAAAGAGTTGAAGTGATTATTGCTGGAAAGCCTGTCTTTCTTTCTTATAACACAACCTATGAGGATTCCATCAATCTATTAAATGAGCTAAGTCATTACTCCATTTACACATTAGAGGATGAATTAAAAAAGGGTTATATCACCGTCCGAGGAGGACATCGAGTCGGTTTATCTGGACGAGTCATTACAGAAAATGGACGAGTCAAAGCCATTCGTGATGTAACATCGTTTAATATCCGAATTGCAAAAGAAAAGATAGGTATCGCTGAGAAATATATTCCCTATCTTTATCAACAAAAATGGTTGAATACATTAATTATTGGCCCTCCTCAAACAGGAAAAACGACTCTATTAAGAGATTTCGCTCGCTTAATTAGTAATGGGTATCAACAAATTGAATCCAAAAAAGTAGGAATTGTTGATGAAAGATCGGAAATTGCCGGGTGTGTAAAGGGTGTTCCGCAGCATCAATTAGGTGAACGTGTGGATGTTCTTGATGCTTGTCCAAAGGCTGAGGGAATGATGATGATGATCAGGTCAATGAGTCCTGACGTGTTGGTTGTTGATGAAATTGGTACGTTAGAGGATGCAGAAGCTGTAATGGAGGCTGTTCATGCGGGAGTTCAATTATTTGTAACGGTACATGGATATCGTGCAAGTGAGTTGTTGAATCGGCCAAGCTTAAAAGCGTTATTCGAAGCCAACGTCTTTGATCGTTATGTAGAGCTGACTAGAAGGGATGGTCCAGGAACAGTTCAACAAATTTTAAACAATCATGGTCAGCACTTACTAAAAAAGGAAGTGTTGCATAAATGA
- a CDS encoding YqhV family protein has translation MKRIFSHIDSTVMTMAGLRFLSASIELTAAILMLVFNDVKKAVTINSLLAIVGPVIFIITMTIGIFHIADQLSYAKLLFIGLGVFFILFGIYK, from the coding sequence ATGAAACGAATATTCTCTCATATTGATTCTACTGTTATGACAATGGCTGGACTGAGGTTTTTATCTGCTTCAATTGAACTTACAGCTGCGATATTAATGCTTGTCTTTAATGATGTAAAGAAGGCTGTTACGATCAATTCTTTGTTAGCAATTGTAGGTCCGGTCATTTTTATTATAACAATGACGATTGGAATCTTTCACATTGCTGATCAATTATCTTATGCCAAATTATTATTTATCGGTCTTGGGGTGTTTTTTATCTTATTTGGAATTTATAAGTGA
- the efp gene encoding elongation factor P has product MISVNDFRTGLTIEVDNGIWRVMDFQHVKPGKGAAFVRSKLRNLRTGAVQEKTFRAGEKVAKAQIETRRMQYLYANGDQHAFMDTETYDQIELNSSQIEYELKFLKENMEVQIVMFGTETLGVELPNSVELEVTETEPGIKGDTASGGTKPATLETGLTVQVPFFINQGDRLIINTTEASYVSRA; this is encoded by the coding sequence ATGATTTCAGTAAATGATTTTCGCACAGGTTTAACAATCGAGGTAGACAACGGCATTTGGCGTGTAATGGATTTCCAACACGTTAAACCTGGAAAAGGAGCAGCGTTTGTTCGCTCAAAATTACGTAACTTACGTACAGGTGCTGTTCAAGAAAAAACATTCCGTGCGGGTGAAAAAGTAGCAAAAGCGCAAATTGAAACACGCAGAATGCAATATTTATATGCAAATGGCGACCAACATGCGTTTATGGATACAGAAACATATGATCAAATTGAATTAAACTCTTCTCAAATTGAGTATGAATTAAAGTTTCTTAAAGAAAATATGGAAGTTCAAATTGTGATGTTTGGTACAGAAACTCTAGGGGTGGAATTACCAAATTCAGTTGAATTAGAAGTAACAGAAACAGAACCTGGTATTAAAGGAGACACTGCTTCTGGTGGAACTAAACCAGCTACTCTAGAAACTGGTTTAACAGTTCAAGTTCCATTCTTTATCAACCAAGGTGATCGTTTAATCATTAACACAACTGAAGCTTCTTATGTTTCACGTGCATAA
- a CDS encoding M24 family metallopeptidase, producing MKLEKIRQRFKELSIDGLLITSSYNRRYMTGFTGTAGVVVISGDKAVFITDFRYTEQAAKEVEGFEIVQHTGPIIEEVANQVEKLGIKRLGFEQDSLTYQLFSSYKEALKSSEFIPVSGAVEKLRLIKSPAEIKILKEAAEIADAAYKHILTYIKPGLKEIDVANELEFFMRKNGAVSSSFDIIVASGYRSALPHGVASEKEIEKGDFVTLDFGAYYKGYCSDITRTFAVGEPSDELKKIYSIVLEAQLRGMSGIKPGLTGKQADALTRDYIKEQGYGEYFGHSTGHGLGMEVHEGPALSFKSDTVLEQGMVVTVEPGIYVAGLGGVRIEDDTVITEKGNESLTHSLKDLIIL from the coding sequence ATGAAACTTGAAAAAATTCGTCAACGTTTTAAAGAATTATCAATTGACGGTCTTTTAATAACGAGCAGTTATAATAGAAGATATATGACTGGTTTTACCGGTACGGCTGGTGTGGTAGTCATTTCAGGAGACAAAGCAGTTTTTATAACAGACTTCCGTTATACAGAACAAGCAGCAAAGGAAGTTGAAGGTTTTGAAATTGTTCAGCATACTGGCCCAATTATTGAGGAGGTAGCAAATCAAGTTGAAAAGCTTGGTATAAAACGACTTGGTTTTGAACAAGATTCTTTAACTTACCAATTATTTTCTTCGTACAAAGAAGCATTAAAGAGCAGTGAATTTATTCCAGTTTCAGGTGCTGTGGAAAAGTTACGCTTGATTAAGTCACCAGCAGAGATTAAGATATTAAAGGAAGCTGCTGAAATAGCGGATGCGGCTTATAAGCACATTTTAACTTACATAAAACCAGGGTTAAAAGAAATTGATGTGGCAAATGAGCTTGAATTTTTCATGAGAAAAAACGGAGCTGTTTCATCATCTTTTGACATCATTGTAGCCTCAGGGTATCGCTCGGCTTTACCTCATGGTGTAGCGAGTGAAAAGGAAATTGAAAAAGGTGATTTTGTAACACTTGACTTTGGTGCATACTACAAAGGATACTGTTCAGATATTACTAGAACGTTTGCAGTAGGTGAACCAAGTGATGAGCTTAAGAAAATCTATTCGATTGTTCTAGAGGCTCAATTACGAGGCATGAGCGGCATTAAGCCAGGTTTAACTGGTAAACAAGCAGATGCCTTAACACGTGATTACATAAAAGAGCAAGGATATGGGGAGTACTTTGGGCATTCTACCGGACATGGTCTTGGTATGGAGGTTCATGAAGGTCCAGCCCTTTCCTTTAAATCGGATACAGTTCTTGAGCAAGGGATGGTTGTCACGGTTGAACCGGGTATCTATGTAGCTGGCCTTGGTGGAGTAAGAATTGAGGATGATACAGTAATCACGGAAAAAGGAAATGAGTCTTTAACTCATTCACTGAAAGATCTTATTATTTTATAA